One region of Flavobacterium pisciphilum genomic DNA includes:
- a CDS encoding response regulator transcription factor — protein sequence MKILIIEDELEIAASIKSYFKPNGIHCETSGTYKDALDKINLYDYDCILLDLMLPDGDGFDILKELKKRNKTEGVIIISAKETLDTRIEGFNLGADDYLTKPFHLSELLVRIQALIRRKNFKGNNIVAFNEIAIDILSKTVSVNDIKLDITKKEIDLLLFLIGNENKVLSKGAIAEHLSGDMADMLDNHDFVYAHIKNLKKKLNKAGSGDYIKTVYGLGYKWDNE from the coding sequence ATGAAAATTTTGATAATAGAAGACGAATTAGAAATAGCAGCAAGTATAAAAAGCTACTTTAAGCCCAATGGTATTCATTGTGAGACCTCTGGAACTTACAAAGATGCCCTTGACAAAATTAATCTTTATGATTATGATTGTATATTATTAGACTTAATGCTTCCTGATGGTGACGGATTTGATATATTAAAAGAATTAAAAAAAAGAAATAAAACCGAGGGGGTTATTATTATCTCAGCCAAAGAAACATTAGATACCCGAATTGAAGGATTTAATCTTGGTGCCGATGATTATTTAACGAAGCCCTTTCATTTATCTGAATTACTAGTAAGAATCCAAGCGCTTATACGACGCAAAAATTTTAAAGGAAACAATATTGTTGCTTTTAATGAGATTGCCATAGATATACTATCTAAAACAGTATCGGTAAATGATATAAAACTAGATATCACAAAAAAAGAAATAGATTTATTACTATTTTTAATAGGCAATGAAAACAAAGTACTCTCCAAAGGGGCTATTGCTGAGCATCTTTCGGGAGATATGGCTGATATGCTAGACAATCATGACTTTGTTTATGCGCATATAAAAAACCTAAAGAAAAAACTAAACAAAGCTGGAAGTGGTGACTATATAAAAACGGTTTATGGTTTAGGATACAAATGGGACAATGAATAA
- a CDS encoding sensor histidine kinase: MNKKLLNKTTTTFLIFSVFILLIAVPAFYYITERLYIEETDETLSLHRDEFLNEELPKININDIALWNKYNRNVQIIPSHIVSKDTIFDKIYFDELEDENEPYRELNSPIVIKGQPYTYVGRINLIEKEDLIVSIALLFLVVIIILLLGILIITKISSKRLWAPFYDTLNQIQGFEIDKNKTPNFMHTDVEEFNRLNKSLDRLIEKNTDIYNNQREFVENAAHELQTPLALFQTKIDTLFQLDVTKEQSGVLSSLNKDVSRLNRLNKNLLLLSKIENGNYLDKQPIVINEYLKKHLDFFTEQAKAKNLNIVIEYAEKLKIEGNPSLTEVLINNLFLNAIRHNIKNGEIIIIITGESITFLNTGQETSLVIDKLFNRFSKSNPSSQGNGLGMAIIKKITEISHWKIDYAFENNLHRFTVKF; the protein is encoded by the coding sequence ATGAATAAAAAGCTACTAAATAAAACAACAACAACCTTTTTGATATTTTCAGTTTTTATACTGCTAATAGCTGTTCCTGCTTTTTATTATATCACAGAGCGGCTGTATATTGAAGAAACCGATGAAACCCTCTCTTTACACAGAGATGAATTCTTAAATGAGGAATTGCCTAAAATTAATATCAACGATATTGCATTATGGAATAAATACAATCGGAATGTTCAAATTATCCCATCACATATCGTTAGTAAAGACACGATTTTTGATAAAATATATTTTGATGAACTAGAAGATGAAAACGAACCTTATAGAGAACTTAATTCTCCAATAGTTATAAAAGGACAGCCTTATACCTACGTAGGAAGAATTAATCTGATAGAAAAAGAAGATTTAATTGTTAGTATTGCATTATTGTTTTTAGTCGTAATTATCATTTTACTTTTAGGAATATTGATAATTACTAAAATTTCATCCAAAAGACTTTGGGCTCCTTTTTATGATACATTAAATCAAATTCAAGGATTTGAAATTGATAAAAACAAGACGCCTAACTTTATGCACACAGATGTAGAAGAGTTTAACAGACTTAATAAAAGTTTAGATCGTCTTATTGAAAAAAATACCGATATTTATAACAATCAAAGAGAGTTTGTCGAAAATGCAGCACATGAATTACAAACACCATTGGCTCTTTTTCAAACAAAAATAGATACTCTTTTTCAGCTTGATGTCACCAAAGAGCAATCAGGGGTTTTGAGTTCTCTAAACAAAGATGTTTCTAGATTAAACCGATTAAACAAAAATCTTTTGTTGTTATCTAAAATTGAAAATGGTAATTATCTAGACAAACAACCTATTGTTATAAATGAATATTTAAAAAAACATCTTGATTTTTTCACTGAGCAAGCAAAAGCAAAAAATCTCAATATAGTTATAGAATATGCTGAAAAATTAAAAATAGAAGGCAATCCTTCATTAACAGAAGTGCTTATTAATAATTTGTTTCTTAATGCCATTAGACACAATATCAAAAATGGAGAAATCATTATTATAATCACTGGAGAATCTATCACATTTTTAAATACGGGTCAGGAGACCTCATTGGTTATCGATAAATTATTTAATCGTTTTTCTAAATCAAATCCGTCTTCGCAAGGGAATGGTCTGGGAATGGCAATTATAAAGAAAATCACCGAAATAAGTCATTGGAAAATTGATTATGCTTTTGAAAATAATTTACACCGTTTTACCGTTAAATTTTAA
- a CDS encoding PepSY-like domain-containing protein, whose protein sequence is MKNLLISLFTILISTFTIAQDLSQKDVPGIVKSTFLINFPDATNAKWEKEKDNYEVTFTYEKETQSALLDSSGNLIQTEVKITKDELPKSILPYVKVNYRRKKIREVAKIKDANGKIFFEVEIYKKALIFDHKGNFVKEIAE, encoded by the coding sequence ATGAAAAATTTACTAATATCGCTATTCACAATACTAATTTCAACTTTTACCATAGCTCAGGATTTATCTCAAAAAGATGTTCCCGGAATTGTAAAATCGACTTTTTTAATCAATTTCCCAGATGCTACTAATGCAAAATGGGAAAAAGAAAAAGACAACTACGAAGTAACATTTACTTATGAAAAAGAAACTCAATCGGCTTTATTGGATAGCTCAGGAAACCTTATTCAAACCGAAGTAAAAATAACAAAAGATGAGTTACCAAAAAGTATTTTACCATACGTAAAAGTGAATTATCGTCGTAAAAAAATCAGAGAAGTTGCCAAAATTAAAGACGCAAACGGTAAAATATTTTTTGAGGTAGAAATCTATAAAAAGGCTCTAATATTTGATCACAAAGGAAATTTTGTAAAAGAAATAGCCGAATAA
- a CDS encoding TonB-dependent receptor domain-containing protein, whose amino-acid sequence MKANVIIFFFLIVLVVSKTTAQNKSVTISGMIKDKNLKTSIAYVNITLKSSKNQTFVAGVVSNEEGRFTFSNINSGNYILEISFIGYKTKTQALFVGTLSDYLDLSTLELEEDINALNEVIINASKADEVSSKMDKKVFSVADNITQSGGSVLQSMQSLPGVTVQDGKVQLRGNDKVMVLIDGKQTALTGFGNQSGLDNIPASAIEKIEIINNPSAKFDANGNAGIINIVYKKNKQEGFNGKVGIASGYGALWQRKTNLPTIRPQYEVTPKINPSLSLNYRKNKINTYLQADYLYTETLNKNEFVTRTYDDGTVVNQQTKRNRNTHFTTIKTGIDWNYNEQNTFSFSGMFGSEKIIDNGDQPFFNQDYSQRLRLWQFLEDELKTTAMLSASYQHKFKEAGHKLNAGINYTYHREDEKYFFDNIMPTFTGKDSFKLLSDEKVIDINVDYIQPLKYGRFETGLKFRNREIPTNMQFYPGINSPLDPDAGGWATYKEIIPALYGNYIFENNKIEAEVGLRVEYVKLQYDVNPDHPTYKSDGYDYTQPFPSVRFGYKINDTNKLTAFYNRRVDRPSEVDIRIFPKYDDAEIIKVGNPALKPQFTTAFELGYKATIGKGYLFTSLYHRFVNGTISRIATTAPGSNLIYAVFQNAGKSSSTGVEMVYSKEVNSWYSFNLNGNVYQNEIDAFTVTNLYPVPTIYFGEKQRIVSGNAKWNNTFQFNKTVSGQLSAVYLAPDVIPQGRINSRFSIDLGAKKSIQKGKGEIFLNATDILNTLVIKKEIQGNGFSYNSKDYYETQVVRFGYSYKF is encoded by the coding sequence ATGAAAGCAAACGTAATCATATTCTTTTTTTTGATAGTACTTGTAGTTTCAAAGACAACTGCTCAAAACAAATCGGTCACAATCTCGGGAATGATAAAGGACAAGAATTTAAAAACATCTATTGCCTATGTCAATATCACGTTAAAATCATCCAAGAATCAGACATTTGTTGCTGGAGTAGTTAGTAATGAAGAAGGACGTTTTACATTTTCAAATATTAACTCTGGAAATTATATACTAGAGATTAGTTTCATAGGGTATAAAACCAAAACACAAGCCTTATTTGTTGGAACATTATCAGACTATCTCGATTTATCGACCCTAGAACTTGAAGAGGATATTAATGCTCTAAATGAGGTAATAATAAATGCGTCTAAAGCAGACGAGGTAAGTTCTAAAATGGATAAAAAAGTCTTTTCTGTAGCCGATAATATTACCCAAAGTGGTGGATCAGTACTGCAATCTATGCAAAGCCTTCCAGGCGTTACAGTCCAAGACGGAAAAGTACAGTTGCGAGGTAACGATAAAGTAATGGTTCTTATTGATGGAAAACAAACTGCACTAACTGGTTTTGGTAACCAATCAGGATTGGACAATATTCCTGCATCAGCCATTGAAAAAATAGAAATCATAAACAATCCTTCTGCTAAATTTGATGCTAATGGCAATGCTGGTATTATTAATATTGTTTACAAAAAAAACAAACAAGAAGGCTTTAACGGAAAAGTAGGTATTGCCTCTGGATACGGCGCCTTGTGGCAACGTAAAACCAATTTACCTACAATACGCCCTCAATACGAAGTTACTCCTAAAATAAACCCTTCGCTTTCGCTTAATTACCGTAAGAATAAAATAAACACGTATTTACAAGCCGATTATTTATATACAGAAACGCTAAATAAAAACGAATTTGTTACCCGAACTTATGATGATGGCACAGTTGTAAACCAACAGACTAAAAGAAATCGTAACACTCATTTTACAACTATTAAAACTGGAATTGATTGGAATTATAATGAGCAGAATACATTTTCGTTTTCAGGTATGTTTGGAAGTGAAAAGATTATTGATAATGGAGATCAACCTTTCTTTAATCAAGACTACTCGCAACGTTTACGCCTATGGCAATTTTTAGAAGATGAATTAAAAACAACTGCAATGCTATCAGCATCTTACCAGCATAAATTCAAAGAAGCTGGACATAAACTAAATGCAGGAATTAATTATACCTATCATAGAGAAGATGAAAAATATTTCTTTGATAACATTATGCCCACTTTTACTGGTAAAGACTCTTTTAAACTACTTTCTGACGAAAAAGTAATTGATATAAATGTCGATTATATTCAGCCTTTAAAATACGGACGTTTTGAAACAGGATTAAAATTTAGAAATAGAGAAATTCCAACAAACATGCAGTTTTATCCAGGGATAAATTCTCCTTTAGATCCTGATGCAGGTGGCTGGGCTACTTACAAAGAAATTATTCCTGCATTGTATGGAAACTATATCTTTGAAAACAACAAAATCGAAGCCGAAGTTGGTCTGCGTGTAGAATATGTAAAATTGCAGTACGATGTAAACCCAGATCATCCTACATACAAAAGTGATGGTTATGACTATACACAGCCCTTCCCTAGTGTGCGATTTGGATACAAGATTAACGATACTAATAAATTAACTGCTTTTTATAACCGTAGAGTCGACAGACCAAGTGAAGTAGACATCCGAATTTTTCCAAAATATGATGATGCTGAAATTATAAAAGTGGGGAATCCTGCCCTTAAACCTCAATTTACTACTGCATTTGAGCTAGGGTATAAAGCAACTATTGGCAAAGGATATTTATTTACATCACTCTACCATCGTTTTGTAAACGGAACAATTAGCCGAATTGCTACAACTGCTCCGGGGAGTAATCTCATTTATGCTGTGTTCCAGAATGCAGGCAAAAGTTCTTCTACTGGTGTAGAAATGGTATATTCTAAAGAAGTTAATTCATGGTACTCTTTTAATCTAAATGGAAACGTATACCAGAATGAAATAGATGCATTTACCGTGACAAATTTATACCCTGTTCCAACGATCTACTTTGGCGAAAAACAACGAATTGTTTCTGGAAATGCAAAATGGAACAATACTTTTCAGTTTAATAAAACGGTTAGTGGGCAATTATCAGCAGTATACCTTGCTCCTGATGTTATTCCGCAGGGAAGAATAAACTCTCGTTTCTCAATAGATTTAGGGGCTAAAAAATCAATACAAAAAGGAAAAGGTGAAATTTTCCTTAATGCAACCGATATACTAAACACACTTGTAATTAAGAAAGAAATACAAGGTAATGGATTTAGCTACAACAGCAAAGATTACTACGAAACGCAAGTTGTCCGATTTGGGTACAGTTATAAATTTTAA
- a CDS encoding COG4705 family protein, which produces MKKLPKITIAFWIIKICATTLGETTGDLMSMTLNIGYGWSSIILLLLFIIVLSAQLISKKHIPPLYWAVILATSTAGTTMSDYMDRTLGLGYAKGSMLLVILLASTLFLWKKTEKSLNITTINSFRGEIFYWTAILFSNTLGTALGDFIATNTGLGFLGGALLIASLLLIIALSYYFLTVSHIVLFWLAFILTRPFGATFGDLLTKPIEKGGLNLGTIGSSLLLFIILCSLIFFSNFKNKNTEKVAV; this is translated from the coding sequence ATGAAAAAATTACCTAAAATTACGATTGCATTTTGGATTATTAAAATTTGTGCCACTACTTTAGGAGAAACTACTGGTGATTTAATGTCTATGACTCTAAATATAGGCTATGGTTGGAGTTCTATCATTCTTTTGCTTTTATTTATAATTGTTTTATCAGCACAATTAATTTCTAAAAAACATATTCCACCACTTTATTGGGCTGTTATATTAGCAACAAGTACAGCTGGAACTACCATGTCTGATTATATGGATCGTACTCTCGGTCTTGGCTATGCAAAGGGATCCATGCTATTAGTTATACTCTTAGCTTCAACTCTTTTTCTTTGGAAGAAAACAGAAAAGTCATTAAACATTACAACCATAAATAGTTTCCGAGGAGAAATATTCTACTGGACAGCAATCTTATTCTCGAATACTCTAGGAACTGCCTTAGGAGATTTTATCGCTACTAATACTGGACTAGGTTTTCTTGGTGGTGCTCTTTTAATAGCAAGTTTGCTCTTAATCATTGCTCTATCCTATTACTTTCTTACAGTCTCACATATTGTATTATTTTGGCTGGCTTTTATTCTCACACGCCCATTTGGCGCAACATTTGGTGATCTACTTACGAAACCAATTGAAAAAGGAGGTTTAAATTTAGGTACAATTGGCTCGTCGTTACTTTTATTTATTATTCTTTGTAGCTTAATATTTTTTTCTAATTTTAAAAACAAAAACACTGAAAAAGTTGCAGTTTGA
- a CDS encoding diacylglycerol/lipid kinase family protein: MTYIHFIVNPISGNGKHKITDTFLRNTFPSSEFKIEVDNTNHKKHAIELTKAAVANNPDYIVACGGDGTINEVASCLIGTSIKLGIIPVGSGNGLASNLNIPRNFEKAIEIIRKGAVSTIDVGKINDHYFFSNTGIGIDALIIKKYEHSGNRTLIAYVKASLSSSLEFKTRNTLLSFNDKKINAKPFLLFISNSNEMGYNMSLTPKASLNDGWLDLIIVPKLSFIKKMALGYHVLRNSVEKFRKAEHALIQNLDIEVPDATQLDAQIDGESYIFDTNKINISIIKNGLTVITD; encoded by the coding sequence ATGACATACATCCATTTTATAGTTAACCCGATTTCGGGAAATGGTAAACACAAAATTACAGACACATTTTTAAGAAATACTTTTCCAAGTTCTGAGTTTAAAATTGAAGTTGATAATACAAATCATAAAAAACACGCCATCGAACTAACGAAGGCTGCTGTTGCCAATAACCCTGACTACATTGTAGCTTGTGGAGGTGATGGTACTATAAATGAAGTTGCATCTTGTCTGATTGGTACTTCTATTAAACTAGGTATTATTCCTGTTGGATCCGGAAATGGTTTGGCTTCAAATTTAAATATCCCTAGAAACTTTGAAAAAGCAATCGAAATTATTCGAAAAGGAGCTGTATCTACCATTGATGTGGGTAAAATAAATGATCATTATTTCTTTAGCAATACCGGAATCGGGATTGATGCTTTAATCATAAAAAAATACGAACACTCAGGAAATCGTACGCTTATTGCTTATGTAAAAGCTTCTTTATCTTCTAGTTTAGAATTTAAAACTCGCAATACGTTATTGTCTTTTAATGATAAAAAGATAAATGCAAAACCATTCTTATTGTTCATTTCTAATTCAAATGAAATGGGGTATAATATGAGCTTAACGCCAAAAGCAAGTTTAAATGATGGTTGGTTGGATTTAATTATTGTTCCTAAATTATCATTTATCAAAAAAATGGCTTTGGGATATCATGTATTGCGCAATAGTGTTGAAAAATTTAGAAAAGCGGAGCATGCTCTAATACAAAATCTTGATATTGAAGTTCCTGATGCTACACAACTGGATGCTCAAATAGATGGTGAATCATATATTTTTGACACCAATAAAATCAACATATCAATTATTAAAAACGGACTTACAGTTATAACTGACTAA
- a CDS encoding DUF1963 domain-containing protein, which yields MTDAKSIKNQLAKRATTFTTGGFKPTNSVNESWIGRVYLYAENEEIPKDDKGNLMLPLMQLCFEDLPFVPSALSDIKVATIFIAADLPFDLTENGANWLIRTYKKTDELIVKELTNENSHIKAFPLQPKIIEEDYPVWDDCGIPDEIEDEILELENSGVIEDYYDMVENNFGHKVGGYPTFCQSGIYFGDDFEFLIQVSSDEKANLNIVDNGIIFLAKNSKTDEWRYYCDFY from the coding sequence ATGACTGACGCAAAATCAATAAAAAATCAACTCGCTAAGAGAGCAACGACATTTACTACAGGAGGATTTAAACCAACAAATTCAGTTAATGAAAGTTGGATTGGACGTGTTTATTTATATGCTGAAAATGAAGAAATTCCAAAAGACGATAAAGGCAATTTAATGCTGCCCTTAATGCAGCTTTGTTTTGAAGATCTTCCTTTTGTACCCAGTGCTTTATCCGACATAAAAGTAGCAACCATTTTTATAGCTGCCGATTTGCCTTTTGATCTAACAGAAAATGGTGCTAATTGGCTCATTAGAACGTATAAAAAAACAGATGAGCTAATTGTTAAAGAGTTAACAAACGAGAATTCTCATATAAAAGCATTCCCATTACAACCAAAAATTATAGAGGAAGATTATCCTGTTTGGGATGATTGTGGAATACCAGATGAAATTGAAGATGAAATCTTAGAACTTGAAAATTCTGGTGTAATCGAAGATTATTATGATATGGTAGAGAATAATTTTGGACATAAGGTAGGAGGGTACCCAACATTTTGCCAATCTGGAATTTATTTTGGTGATGATTTTGAGTTTTTAATTCAAGTTTCTTCGGATGAAAAAGCTAATTTGAATATTGTAGATAATGGAATTATTTTTTTAGCTAAAAACTCAAAGACGGATGAATGGAGGTATTATTGTGATTTTTATTAG
- a CDS encoding TonB-dependent receptor: MKTITKTLKNNVLAKVFLVFLALFLCSETAFSQSHLGTITGKVILKDGNSVQGARVKISELNKITTTDSDGKYELKNIPFGSYVVDVLMNGYDSSPLPVLIDQNTTSVNLDFELSYTSQKLEEVIVSSGGNRFARKESEEVSKMNLRNMENPQVYTIVSKELMKEQVVTDYNSAFKNVPGAGIAEVRNQGRTTSISRGFATPQLVRNGVGSFTYNTIDPANLERIEVIKGPSATLFGSTISSFGGLFNRVTKKPFDFFKGEVAYSTGDWDLNRFTADINTPINAEKTALFRINTALHSERSFQDAGFNKSFFIAPSFSYQVNERLSLLIDAEFSASKGTSPTRLTPYSGKDATAKSITDLGIPYKLSFANNTVNYTGQQYNIFAQLKYKISDAWTSQTIVSRTKSSSEGYTVALTAISNETLRQTVTNQDYPYYGTDIQQNFNGDFKIGKLRNRVVAGFDFYSLRATRNDASINMPAINFKKPGDAYNNFNAAKIEPLFATAKYNNFVSNNERTYSAYVSDVLNVTDKLIVMAGVRVDRYINKGVYYPSRDSIAGSYNQTAFSPRFGAVYQIIKDKVSVFGNYMNGFNNVGGSDFSGNTFKPNQANQFEGGFKFDFNKISATFSYYDISVTNITRDDPDHINFQIQDGTQLSKGFEAELIANPIRGLNIVAGYTYNDSKYTKANATIDGLRPTTAGSPRTANLWASYRLVEGPASGLGIGFGGIYGSEYYQTNTTAFKFSIPSYTVLDASVFYDRPKYRLGLKVDNLTNEKYWSYRLAAQNPTRITGNITLKF; the protein is encoded by the coding sequence ATGAAAACAATAACCAAAACACTTAAAAACAATGTTTTAGCAAAAGTGTTTCTTGTGTTTCTTGCACTCTTTCTCTGCTCAGAAACAGCTTTTTCTCAATCTCATTTGGGAACAATTACAGGTAAAGTAATTTTAAAAGACGGAAATTCTGTACAAGGTGCTAGAGTGAAAATTTCTGAATTAAATAAAATAACAACAACTGATTCTGACGGGAAATATGAACTTAAAAACATTCCTTTTGGAAGTTATGTCGTTGATGTTCTTATGAACGGGTACGACTCTTCACCACTACCTGTATTGATAGATCAGAATACTACTTCTGTTAATCTTGATTTTGAACTTTCTTATACTTCTCAAAAGCTAGAAGAGGTAATTGTGAGTTCTGGTGGAAATAGATTTGCGAGGAAAGAAAGCGAAGAGGTTTCGAAAATGAACCTGCGAAATATGGAAAACCCACAAGTTTATACTATTGTAAGCAAGGAACTTATGAAAGAACAAGTTGTAACTGATTACAATAGCGCTTTTAAAAATGTCCCTGGTGCAGGTATCGCCGAGGTTAGAAACCAAGGAAGAACTACCAGTATTTCAAGAGGTTTTGCAACGCCTCAATTGGTAAGAAATGGTGTGGGAAGTTTTACTTATAATACAATTGACCCAGCAAACTTAGAGCGTATTGAAGTTATTAAAGGCCCATCGGCTACTTTGTTTGGTAGTACAATTTCTTCTTTTGGAGGTTTGTTTAACAGAGTAACAAAAAAGCCTTTTGATTTCTTCAAAGGTGAAGTTGCATATTCTACTGGTGACTGGGATTTAAATCGTTTTACTGCTGATATAAATACACCTATCAATGCTGAAAAAACGGCTCTTTTTAGAATAAATACTGCTTTACATAGTGAAAGAAGTTTTCAGGACGCAGGGTTTAATAAAAGCTTTTTTATCGCACCAAGTTTTTCTTATCAAGTAAATGAAAGATTGTCTTTACTTATTGATGCTGAATTTAGCGCTTCAAAAGGTACCTCACCTACTAGATTGACTCCGTACTCGGGCAAAGACGCTACAGCAAAAAGCATTACAGATTTAGGAATTCCGTATAAACTTTCATTTGCAAATAATACAGTTAATTATACAGGACAGCAATACAATATATTCGCGCAATTAAAATATAAAATATCTGATGCTTGGACTTCACAGACTATTGTCTCTCGTACAAAATCATCTTCTGAAGGATATACTGTAGCTTTAACGGCTATCAGCAACGAAACATTGAGACAAACTGTTACAAATCAAGATTACCCTTATTATGGAACTGATATTCAACAAAACTTTAATGGTGATTTCAAGATAGGTAAATTACGCAATAGAGTTGTTGCTGGTTTTGACTTTTATAGTCTTCGTGCAACCCGCAATGATGCATCGATAAACATGCCTGCGATAAACTTCAAAAAACCTGGTGATGCTTACAACAATTTTAATGCTGCCAAAATAGAACCACTATTTGCAACTGCTAAATACAACAATTTTGTATCTAATAACGAACGAACATATAGTGCATACGTTTCGGATGTATTGAATGTTACAGATAAATTAATTGTAATGGCTGGGGTAAGAGTTGACAGATATATTAACAAAGGTGTTTATTATCCTAGTCGTGATTCTATTGCAGGAAGCTATAATCAAACTGCATTTTCTCCTAGATTTGGAGCGGTTTATCAAATTATTAAAGATAAAGTATCTGTTTTTGGAAATTACATGAACGGTTTTAATAATGTTGGAGGATCAGACTTTAGCGGAAATACATTTAAACCCAACCAAGCAAATCAATTTGAAGGTGGTTTTAAATTTGACTTTAATAAAATCAGTGCTACTTTTAGCTATTATGATATTAGTGTGACAAATATTACTCGTGATGATCCTGATCACATAAATTTTCAGATTCAGGACGGAACACAACTTAGTAAAGGTTTTGAAGCCGAACTTATTGCAAATCCAATTCGCGGCTTAAATATCGTTGCAGGTTATACATATAATGATAGTAAGTATACTAAAGCAAATGCGACAATTGATGGATTGCGTCCTACGACTGCTGGCTCCCCAAGAACAGCAAATCTTTGGGCTAGTTACCGACTCGTTGAAGGTCCAGCATCTGGTCTTGGAATAGGATTTGGAGGGATTTACGGAAGTGAATATTACCAAACAAATACTACTGCCTTTAAATTTAGTATTCCATCTTATACCGTTTTAGATGCATCTGTATTTTATGACAGACCAAAATATAGATTGGGTTTAAAAGTTGATAATCTTACAAATGAAAAATATTGGTCGTACCGTTTAGCAGCGCAAAATCCTACAAGAATTACAGGTAATATTACATTGAAATTCTAG
- a CDS encoding PepSY-associated TM helix domain-containing protein: MTKKFKKAIRQIHLWLGLASGLIVFIVSITGFLYVFENEIREFSHKEYLHVPAMQKDFIGLKPIIENYERLEPKQKIAAIKIIKNEPNATVQISTKKKKTYYFNPYDGTLVNQKGADWLNIVLEIHRTLLLGEVGGLIQAWSIVIFLIILITGLILWFPNQVRLLKQSLTIKWSGSFKRVNFDLHQVLGFYASLFLLIIAFSGIYFKFDTPKDIVGLVTGSTLRKGDEVLNTKKIDSTTIPVRYSQIYEDVNSKYPGATSISFSIRKTGELRLRMIYPNKWARNHNIMFYDGKTGQLLRTKLYKDNNAADLYEASNYDLHTGEFFGLTGKIIWSIVSLIGASLTITGFIIWWKKGKKSKSKKVKPKKAFR; the protein is encoded by the coding sequence ATGACCAAAAAGTTTAAAAAAGCAATAAGACAAATACATTTGTGGCTCGGTTTAGCATCGGGCCTCATTGTTTTTATAGTGAGTATAACCGGATTTCTTTATGTTTTTGAAAATGAAATCCGTGAGTTTTCACACAAAGAATACTTGCATGTACCAGCCATGCAAAAAGATTTTATAGGTCTTAAACCTATAATTGAGAATTACGAGCGTTTGGAGCCAAAGCAAAAAATAGCTGCTATAAAAATAATTAAGAATGAACCCAACGCAACGGTTCAAATTTCTACTAAGAAGAAAAAAACATATTATTTTAATCCTTATGACGGAACTTTAGTCAACCAAAAAGGAGCTGATTGGCTGAATATTGTTTTAGAAATCCATCGTACCCTCTTACTGGGAGAAGTTGGTGGACTCATTCAAGCTTGGTCGATAGTTATTTTTCTTATTATCTTAATAACTGGGCTTATATTATGGTTCCCAAATCAAGTACGCTTATTAAAGCAATCGCTAACAATAAAATGGAGTGGTTCTTTTAAAAGAGTTAATTTTGACTTACATCAAGTTTTAGGATTCTACGCATCCCTTTTTTTACTTATAATTGCTTTTTCGGGAATCTATTTTAAATTTGATACTCCCAAAGATATAGTAGGCTTAGTTACTGGATCTACTTTAAGAAAAGGGGATGAAGTATTGAATACCAAAAAAATTGATTCTACAACAATTCCTGTTCGTTACAGCCAAATATATGAAGATGTAAACTCCAAATATCCGGGTGCCACTTCAATATCATTTTCAATTAGAAAAACTGGAGAACTTAGATTAAGAATGATTTATCCAAATAAATGGGCAAGAAATCATAACATTATGTTCTATGATGGAAAAACAGGTCAATTATTACGAACTAAACTTTACAAAGACAATAATGCAGCTGATCTTTATGAAGCAAGCAATTATGATTTGCATACGGGCGAATTTTTTGGTCTTACTGGAAAAATAATTTGGAGTATTGTCAGTTTAATTGGTGCATCCTTAACCATAACTGGATTTATTATCTGGTGGAAAAAAGGAAAAAAATCCAAATCAAAAAAGGTAAAACCTAAAAAAGCCTTTAGATAA